One stretch of Amycolatopsis tolypomycina DNA includes these proteins:
- the arc gene encoding proteasome ATPase, which yields MHHDLPGGRREEADPSATSGAGTTADEQARQIRFLEEEVALLRRKLTDSPRQNRVLEQRLAEASERVSQLTERNTKLVETLREARGQLLALREEVDRLAQPPSGYGVFVEAYEDNTVDVFTAGRKMRVSVSPAVELSSLRRGQALRLNEALTVVEAGGFERTGEVCALREVLAADVEGGSLRALVVGHADEERVVLLSDLLAEQPLKPGDSLLVDSKAGYAYERVPKAEVEDLVLEEVPDVRYEDIGGLTRQIEQIRDAVELPFLHADLYQEYQLRPPKGVLLYGPPGCGKTLIAKAVANSLAKKVAAARGENEDGKSYFLNIKGPELLNKFVGETERHIRLIFQRAREKASEGTPVIVFFDEMDSIFRTRGSGVSSDVETTIVPQLLSEIDGVEGLENVIVIGASNREDMIDPAILRPGRLDVKIKIERPDAEGAKDIFSKYLAEGLPIHADDLAEFGGDAKATFDAMIQHTVERMYEESDENRFLEVTYANGDKEVLYFRDFNSGAMIQNIVDRAKKSAIKSVLETKQPGLRVQHLLDAIVDEFAENEDLPNTTNPDDWARISGKKGERIVYIRTLVTGKNQDSGRAIDTATNTGQYL from the coding sequence ATGCATCATGACCTTCCCGGAGGTCGGCGCGAGGAGGCCGACCCTTCAGCAACATCAGGAGCTGGGACGACGGCGGACGAGCAGGCTCGGCAGATCCGTTTTCTCGAGGAAGAAGTGGCGCTGCTGCGCCGCAAACTGACGGACTCGCCCCGGCAGAACCGCGTTCTCGAACAGCGGCTCGCCGAGGCCTCGGAAAGGGTGAGCCAGCTCACCGAACGCAACACCAAACTGGTCGAAACCCTGCGCGAAGCGCGAGGACAGCTCCTCGCCCTCCGCGAGGAGGTCGACCGGCTGGCCCAGCCACCGTCCGGCTACGGCGTCTTCGTCGAGGCGTACGAGGACAACACGGTGGACGTCTTCACGGCCGGCCGGAAGATGCGGGTGTCGGTTTCGCCCGCGGTCGAGCTCTCGTCGCTGCGCCGCGGTCAGGCGCTGCGGCTCAACGAGGCGCTCACCGTGGTCGAGGCCGGCGGCTTCGAACGCACCGGCGAGGTCTGCGCGTTGCGTGAGGTGCTCGCCGCCGACGTCGAGGGCGGCAGCCTTCGCGCGCTGGTGGTCGGGCACGCGGACGAGGAGCGGGTGGTCCTGCTCTCCGACCTGCTGGCCGAGCAGCCGCTCAAGCCGGGCGACTCGCTGCTGGTCGACTCCAAGGCCGGCTACGCGTACGAGCGCGTGCCGAAGGCGGAGGTCGAGGACCTGGTGCTGGAGGAGGTGCCCGACGTCCGCTACGAGGACATCGGTGGCCTCACCCGGCAGATCGAGCAGATCAGGGACGCGGTCGAGCTGCCGTTCCTGCACGCCGACCTGTACCAGGAGTACCAGCTGCGGCCGCCGAAGGGTGTCCTGCTCTACGGCCCGCCGGGCTGCGGCAAGACGCTCATCGCCAAGGCGGTGGCGAACTCGCTGGCCAAGAAGGTGGCGGCGGCGCGGGGCGAGAACGAGGACGGGAAGTCCTACTTCCTGAACATCAAGGGTCCCGAGCTGCTCAACAAGTTCGTCGGGGAGACCGAGCGGCACATCCGCCTGATCTTCCAGCGGGCGCGGGAGAAGGCCTCCGAGGGCACCCCGGTGATCGTGTTCTTCGACGAGATGGACTCGATCTTCCGGACCCGTGGGTCGGGCGTGTCGTCCGACGTCGAGACCACGATCGTGCCGCAGCTGCTGTCGGAGATCGACGGTGTCGAGGGCCTGGAGAACGTCATCGTCATCGGCGCCTCCAACCGCGAGGACATGATCGACCCGGCGATCCTGCGGCCGGGCCGGCTCGACGTCAAGATCAAGATCGAGCGTCCGGACGCCGAAGGCGCGAAGGACATCTTCTCCAAGTACCTGGCCGAAGGCCTGCCGATCCACGCCGACGACCTCGCCGAGTTCGGCGGCGACGCCAAGGCGACGTTCGACGCGATGATCCAGCACACCGTCGAGCGGATGTACGAGGAGAGCGACGAGAACCGGTTCCTCGAGGTGACCTACGCCAACGGGGACAAGGAAGTCCTGTACTTCCGCGACTTCAACTCGGGCGCGATGATCCAGAACATCGTGGACCGGGCGAAGAAGTCGGCGATCAAGTCGGTGCTGGAGACCAAGCAGCCGGGTCTCCGCGTGCAGCACCTGCTCGACGCGATCGTCGACGAGTTCGCGGAGAACGAGGACCTGCCCAACACCACCAACCCGGACGACTGGGCCCGGATCTCCGGCAAGAAGGGCGAGCGGATCGTCTACATCCGCACGCTCGTCACCGGCAAGAACCAGGACTCGGGGCGGGCGATCGACACCGCCACGAACACCGGTCAGTACCTGTAG
- a CDS encoding ArsR/SmtB family transcription factor produces the protein MTMRTGSQADVEQLLDVFKALANPVRLQVLQWLREPERHFSNRQSPVERAIADPVEVGVCVSHIQEKLGLAQSTVSAYMAVLQRAGLVQATRVGKWTHYKRDEARIAEFVAALGHSL, from the coding sequence ATGACGATGCGCACCGGATCCCAGGCCGACGTCGAGCAGCTGCTCGACGTGTTCAAGGCGCTCGCGAACCCCGTCCGGCTGCAGGTGCTGCAGTGGCTGCGGGAGCCGGAGCGGCACTTCTCGAACAGGCAGAGCCCGGTCGAGCGGGCGATCGCCGATCCGGTCGAAGTGGGCGTGTGCGTGAGCCACATCCAGGAGAAGCTGGGGCTGGCGCAGTCGACCGTGTCGGCCTACATGGCGGTGCTGCAGCGGGCCGGGCTGGTCCAGGCGACGCGCGTCGGGAAGTGGACGCACTACAAGCGCGACGAGGCCCGGATCGCCGAGTTCGTCGCGGCGCTCGGCCACTCCCTCTGA
- a CDS encoding pentapeptide repeat-containing protein, whose translation MPPRRKAGLAVAAVVVAVLVVLCVGFAPSWLVGHVPGLGAAERLKAVNDVRATLLQALGGLLALAGVGLGAVLTSRQLVLNRVSRSIDLFTKAIDQLSAEREPTRQGAVYALEQLAELDPRYRGHVHALLASFIRGRAPWQPGTARRDGGPADDVAAALAALGRGGMIEPGAASELERVDLRGADLTGLAIPRVCFAGANLEGAVLRNANLADATLTGAILRDADLRGADLTGADLADADVTGVRADAATRWPGGFTLTG comes from the coding sequence GTGCCGCCGCGCCGCAAGGCCGGACTGGCGGTGGCTGCGGTCGTCGTGGCCGTCCTCGTGGTGCTGTGCGTGGGCTTCGCGCCGTCGTGGCTGGTCGGCCACGTACCCGGGCTGGGGGCGGCGGAGCGGTTGAAGGCCGTCAACGACGTCCGCGCGACTCTGCTGCAGGCGCTCGGTGGCCTTCTCGCCCTGGCCGGCGTCGGGCTGGGTGCGGTCCTCACGTCCCGGCAGCTGGTGCTCAACCGCGTGAGCCGGTCGATCGACCTGTTCACCAAGGCGATCGACCAGCTCAGCGCGGAGCGGGAACCGACCCGGCAGGGCGCCGTATACGCCCTGGAACAGCTGGCGGAGCTCGATCCCCGGTACCGCGGTCACGTCCACGCGCTGCTGGCTTCCTTCATCCGCGGCCGGGCACCGTGGCAGCCCGGGACGGCGCGTCGTGACGGCGGTCCGGCTGACGACGTCGCGGCCGCGCTCGCGGCGCTGGGCCGGGGCGGGATGATCGAACCGGGTGCGGCGTCCGAGCTGGAACGCGTTGACCTCCGGGGCGCCGACCTGACCGGCCTCGCGATCCCGCGGGTCTGCTTCGCGGGGGCCAACCTGGAAGGCGCGGTGCTGCGGAACGCGAACCTCGCCGACGCCACCCTGACCGGCGCGATCCTGCGGGACGCCGACCTACGCGGGGCCGACCTCACCGGCGCCGACCTGGCGGACGCGGACGTGACCGGGGTCCGCGCCGACGCTGCCACCCGCTGGCCCGGCGGCTTCACCCTGACCGGCTAG
- a CDS encoding DMT family transporter — translation MRRTDFGVTVRFALLAIVWGASFLFIKVGLGGLSPGQVALARVALGALALGVILLARRRPLPRDPVLWGHLAVVSVLLCVVPFLLFSWAEQYISSGLASIFNATTPLVTMLLAAAALPAERFTPPRVLGLLLGFAGVLTIVGVWHGIDVSHQLTAQLACLGATTCYGACFVYLRRFVSPRGTDPVVVAFGQTASATVLLTLLAPAVAATPARLDLPVVASMIALGVFGTGIAYAWNTRIIAAWGAANASAVTYLTPVVGVLLGVLVLGEPVSWNQPAGALLVVLGILAAHGRLRRRKTEPELVRS, via the coding sequence ATGCGACGGACGGATTTCGGGGTCACGGTGCGGTTCGCGCTGCTGGCGATCGTGTGGGGTGCGAGTTTCCTGTTCATCAAGGTGGGCCTGGGCGGGCTCTCCCCCGGCCAGGTCGCGCTCGCCCGCGTCGCGCTGGGCGCCCTTGCGCTGGGCGTCATCCTGCTGGCGCGCCGGCGGCCGCTCCCCCGCGATCCGGTGCTGTGGGGGCACCTCGCGGTCGTGTCGGTGCTGCTGTGCGTGGTGCCGTTCCTGCTGTTCTCGTGGGCGGAACAGTACATTTCGTCCGGTTTGGCCAGTATCTTCAACGCGACGACGCCGCTGGTCACGATGCTGCTGGCGGCCGCGGCGCTGCCGGCGGAACGGTTCACCCCGCCGCGGGTGCTCGGCCTGCTGCTCGGGTTCGCCGGCGTGCTCACCATCGTCGGCGTGTGGCACGGCATCGACGTGTCCCACCAGCTGACCGCCCAGCTCGCCTGCCTCGGCGCGACGACGTGCTACGGCGCGTGTTTCGTGTACCTGCGCCGGTTCGTCTCACCTCGTGGGACGGACCCGGTGGTCGTGGCCTTCGGCCAGACGGCGTCGGCGACGGTGCTGCTGACCCTGCTGGCCCCGGCGGTCGCGGCGACGCCGGCGCGCCTCGACCTGCCGGTGGTGGCGAGCATGATCGCGCTCGGCGTCTTCGGCACCGGCATCGCCTACGCCTGGAACACCCGGATCATCGCCGCCTGGGGTGCGGCCAACGCCTCGGCGGTGACGTACCTGACGCCGGTGGTGGGCGTGCTGCTCGGGGTGCTCGTGCTGGGCGAACCGGTGAGCTGGAACCAGCCGGCCGGGGCCCTGCTCGTGGTACTGGGGATCCTCGCGGCCCACGGACGGTTGCGGCGGCGCAAGACCGAACCCGAACTCGTCCGCAGCTAG
- a CDS encoding TIGR03620 family F420-dependent LLM class oxidoreductase, with amino-acid sequence MGTIENMRLGRYGIWTFDFEDQPATLIRDSVQELEELGWPAIWIPETVGREALTHAGFLLSATERLTVVNGIAQIWSREARWTRGAALLLADAYPDRHLLGLGFGAGKPGAKPLQAMNDYLDELDADPKTNPAPRAPIRRILAAYGPKMLELARDRSAGAHTYHVTPEHTAQAREILGAEPFLGVEHAVLFETDAAQAREIARKHLHVYLTTPYNIAKFRRLGYTEEEISGAGDRIVDDLVYWGDLETITAKLGRHLEAGADHVGVQVIGVEPGTSAMPHWRRLTEALLPTV; translated from the coding sequence ATGGGTACGATCGAGAACATGCGGCTCGGCCGCTACGGGATCTGGACGTTCGACTTCGAGGACCAGCCGGCGACCCTGATCCGCGATTCGGTGCAGGAACTGGAAGAACTCGGCTGGCCGGCGATCTGGATCCCGGAGACCGTGGGCCGGGAAGCCCTGACGCACGCCGGGTTCCTGCTGTCCGCCACCGAACGCCTCACCGTCGTCAACGGCATCGCGCAGATCTGGTCCCGCGAGGCGCGGTGGACCCGCGGCGCGGCCCTGCTCCTGGCCGACGCCTACCCCGACCGCCACCTGCTGGGCCTGGGCTTCGGCGCCGGGAAGCCGGGCGCGAAGCCGCTTCAGGCGATGAACGACTACCTCGACGAGCTGGACGCCGACCCCAAGACCAACCCGGCACCGCGCGCCCCGATCCGCCGGATCCTCGCCGCGTACGGCCCGAAGATGCTGGAGCTGGCCCGCGACCGTTCGGCGGGCGCGCACACCTACCACGTGACCCCGGAGCACACGGCGCAGGCGCGGGAGATCCTCGGCGCGGAACCGTTCCTCGGCGTCGAGCACGCGGTGCTGTTCGAGACGGACGCGGCCCAGGCCCGCGAGATCGCCCGCAAGCACCTGCACGTGTACCTCACCACGCCGTACAACATCGCGAAGTTCCGCCGGCTCGGTTACACCGAAGAAGAGATCAGCGGCGCCGGCGACCGCATCGTCGACGACCTCGTGTACTGGGGCGACCTCGAGACGATCACCGCGAAGCTGGGGCGGCACCTGGAGGCGGGCGCCGACCACGTCGGTGTTCAGGTCATCGGCGTCGAGCCGGGCACCTCGGCCATGCCGCACTGGCGCCGGCTGACCGAAGCGCTGCTGCCGACGGTATAG
- a CDS encoding tRNA (adenine-N1)-methyltransferase, protein MSVSGPFRAGDRVQLTDSKGRHYTLTLADGGEYHTHRGALAHDDLIGRPEGSVVTSSGGSTYLALRPLLPDYVLSMPRGAQVIYPKDAAQIVMWGDIFPGARVLEAGAGSGALTCSLLRAVGPAGHVHSYEIRDDHAEHAERNVVKFFGEKPANWSLTVADLASHEGEVDRVVLDMLAPWDQLPNVAAHLVPGGVLTVYVATVTQLSRVTESLREQQCWTEPESWETLMRPWHVVGLAVRPDHRMVAHTAFLLTARRLADGTVSPRVSRRPSKGKG, encoded by the coding sequence TTGTCGGTCAGCGGACCGTTTCGCGCGGGTGATCGGGTGCAGTTGACCGACTCGAAGGGGCGGCACTACACCCTGACGCTGGCCGACGGTGGTGAGTACCACACCCACCGCGGCGCACTGGCCCACGACGACCTCATCGGCCGTCCCGAGGGGTCGGTCGTGACGTCCTCGGGCGGCTCGACGTACCTCGCGCTGCGCCCGCTGCTGCCGGACTACGTGCTGTCGATGCCCCGCGGCGCGCAGGTGATCTACCCGAAGGACGCGGCGCAGATCGTCATGTGGGGCGACATCTTCCCCGGCGCGCGCGTGCTGGAGGCGGGTGCCGGCTCGGGTGCACTGACGTGTTCGCTGCTGCGCGCGGTCGGCCCGGCCGGGCACGTGCACTCCTACGAGATCCGCGACGACCACGCCGAGCACGCCGAGCGCAACGTCGTGAAGTTCTTCGGCGAGAAGCCGGCCAACTGGTCGCTCACGGTCGCGGACCTGGCCTCGCACGAGGGCGAGGTCGACCGCGTCGTGCTGGACATGCTGGCGCCGTGGGACCAGCTGCCGAACGTGGCCGCCCACCTGGTGCCGGGCGGGGTGCTGACGGTCTACGTGGCGACGGTGACGCAGCTGTCGCGCGTCACCGAGTCGCTGCGCGAGCAGCAGTGCTGGACCGAGCCGGAGTCGTGGGAGACGCTGATGCGCCCGTGGCACGTGGTGGGCCTGGCGGTCCGCCCGGACCACCGGATGGTGGCGCACACGGCGTTCCTGCTCACCGCCCGGCGGCTGGCGGACGGCACGGTGTCCCCGCGCGTCTCGCGCCGGCCGAGCAAGGGCAAGGGCTGA
- a CDS encoding thioesterase family protein, which yields MADAFYVPLGEGRFSATAHTAGPWTPDAQHFGPPSALLVRALETVETAHPAALARVTVEILGPAPVAELTARARIERPGRSVELLQAELASAERVVARASAWRIATSDTAEAGTDAGPLLPGPDSVGESPWPDGWQGGYLDAMEWRAVRGGMDVPGPAAVWARQRVPLVDGEEPSGLQRLFTVADSGNGVSNYLDPRKWWFINSELTVHLRRVPEGEWIGLDAVTLVGKHGIGTATSILHDAGGPVATGAQALMVRPRQAGAG from the coding sequence ATGGCCGACGCCTTCTACGTCCCGCTCGGCGAAGGCCGGTTCTCCGCGACCGCCCACACCGCCGGCCCGTGGACGCCGGACGCCCAGCACTTCGGCCCGCCGTCGGCGTTGCTGGTCCGGGCCCTCGAAACCGTCGAAACGGCGCACCCGGCCGCACTCGCGCGCGTGACCGTCGAGATCCTCGGCCCGGCGCCGGTCGCGGAGCTCACCGCGCGGGCCCGGATCGAACGCCCCGGCCGGTCGGTCGAGCTGCTGCAGGCCGAGCTGGCCAGCGCCGAGCGCGTCGTGGCGCGGGCGTCGGCGTGGCGCATCGCGACGTCGGACACGGCGGAAGCCGGCACCGACGCCGGTCCCCTGCTGCCCGGGCCGGACAGCGTCGGCGAGTCGCCGTGGCCGGACGGCTGGCAGGGCGGCTACCTCGACGCGATGGAATGGCGCGCGGTGCGCGGCGGCATGGACGTGCCGGGCCCGGCCGCGGTGTGGGCCCGCCAGCGCGTCCCGCTGGTCGACGGCGAGGAGCCGAGCGGCCTGCAACGGCTGTTCACCGTCGCCGACTCCGGCAACGGCGTCTCCAACTACCTCGACCCGCGCAAGTGGTGGTTCATCAACTCCGAACTCACCGTGCACCTGCGGCGGGTGCCCGAAGGCGAGTGGATCGGCCTCGACGCGGTCACGCTCGTCGGCAAGCACGGCATCGGCACCGCGACGAGCATCCTGCACGACGCCGGCGGCCCGGTGGCCACCGGCGCGCAGGCCCTGATGGTCCGGCCGCGACAGGCCGGGGCCGGATAG
- a CDS encoding RecB family exonuclease translates to MPDADTVTTDTPAAAVATEVRRRPALSPSRASDFKQCPLLYRFRAVDRLPEVPTKAQLRGTLVHSVLERLFALPAAERVPAQARELLGPAWTDLSADRPEWTELFDGEKPEDHADWLRSAEKLLDAYFELEDPRRLEPEACELHVEIELGSGVLLRGYIDRLDVAPTGEIRVVDYKTGAAPREIGEAKAMFQMKFYAVVLWRLRGIVPRQLKLMYLTDGQSLAYTPDEAELLRFERTLEAIWQAILKAGKTGDFRPNKSKLCNWCDHQAHCPEYGGTPPAYPGWPEPDAGEETPLDRAD, encoded by the coding sequence ATGCCCGACGCCGACACCGTCACCACCGACACCCCAGCCGCCGCCGTCGCCACCGAAGTGCGGCGGCGGCCCGCGTTGTCGCCGTCACGGGCCAGCGACTTCAAGCAGTGCCCGTTGCTCTACCGGTTCCGCGCGGTCGACCGGCTGCCGGAGGTCCCGACCAAGGCCCAGCTGCGCGGCACGCTCGTCCACTCGGTCCTCGAACGGCTCTTCGCCCTCCCCGCCGCCGAACGCGTCCCCGCACAGGCGCGCGAGCTGCTCGGTCCGGCGTGGACCGACCTCTCCGCCGACCGTCCGGAGTGGACCGAGCTGTTCGACGGCGAGAAACCCGAAGACCACGCCGACTGGCTGCGGTCGGCCGAAAAGCTCCTCGACGCCTACTTCGAACTCGAAGACCCGCGGCGCCTGGAACCCGAGGCCTGCGAGCTGCACGTCGAGATCGAGCTCGGCTCCGGCGTCCTGCTGCGCGGCTACATCGACCGCCTCGACGTCGCGCCGACCGGCGAGATCCGGGTCGTCGACTACAAGACCGGGGCCGCGCCGCGCGAGATCGGCGAGGCCAAGGCGATGTTCCAGATGAAGTTCTACGCCGTGGTCCTGTGGCGGCTGCGCGGGATCGTCCCCCGCCAGCTGAAGCTCATGTACCTCACCGACGGCCAATCGCTGGCCTACACGCCCGACGAGGCCGAGCTGCTGCGCTTCGAGCGCACGCTGGAAGCCATCTGGCAGGCCATCCTCAAAGCGGGCAAAACCGGCGACTTCCGGCCCAACAAGAGCAAACTGTGCAACTGGTGCGACCACCAGGCCCACTGCCCGGAGTACGGCGGCACCCCACCCGCGTACCCCGGCTGGCCGGAGCCCGACGCGGGCGAGGAGACACCCCTGGACAGGGCCGACTGA
- a CDS encoding site-2 protease family protein, which translates to MAATSEQGTGGSRQAVLSDGGLVLFRVAGVPVLLAPSWWVGSLIVVVLYAPLVGRLLPDASTATSWLLAGAFALLLGLSVLAHELGHCLVALRLGIPVRRLRLFLLGGLSEVARTPKRPGDEGLVAAAGPAVSLLLGGFCGLLMFAVPPDGAVWLLVAECAVANLAVGAFNLLPGLPLDGGRLVRAGVWAATGIRAKGTRAAVAGGAVVAAGLLVWALWGLATASPDRWLRLGVCVVTAWFVILGARSELAAEARRTWPEGLVLGELVRPVLQLPAESPVSDALAASAGRGVVLVRADGVAAGLLDTGAAERLASSSPHAPAELAAEPIRAETVLLASEPGEDVVERVRETAAWQFLVVDDEGRPAGVLRREDLRAALNRRTR; encoded by the coding sequence ATGGCCGCGACCAGTGAGCAGGGCACCGGGGGGTCCCGGCAGGCCGTCCTCTCGGACGGCGGCCTCGTGCTGTTCCGGGTCGCCGGGGTGCCGGTGCTGCTCGCGCCGTCCTGGTGGGTCGGCTCGCTGATCGTCGTCGTGCTCTACGCGCCGCTGGTCGGGCGGCTGCTCCCGGACGCCTCCACGGCGACGTCGTGGCTGCTCGCCGGCGCCTTCGCGCTGCTGCTCGGGCTGTCCGTGCTCGCCCACGAGCTCGGGCACTGCCTGGTCGCGCTGCGGCTGGGCATCCCGGTGCGGCGGCTGCGGCTGTTCCTCCTCGGCGGCCTGTCCGAAGTGGCCCGCACCCCCAAGCGCCCCGGCGACGAAGGCCTGGTCGCCGCGGCCGGGCCCGCCGTGTCGCTGCTGCTCGGCGGCTTCTGCGGCCTGCTGATGTTCGCCGTCCCGCCGGACGGCGCCGTGTGGCTGCTGGTCGCCGAGTGCGCGGTGGCGAACCTCGCCGTCGGCGCGTTCAACCTGCTGCCCGGGCTGCCGCTCGACGGCGGCAGGCTGGTCCGCGCCGGCGTCTGGGCGGCCACCGGCATCCGCGCCAAGGGCACCCGCGCCGCGGTCGCCGGCGGCGCCGTCGTGGCCGCGGGCCTGCTCGTCTGGGCCCTGTGGGGCCTGGCCACCGCCAGCCCGGACCGCTGGCTCCGGCTCGGCGTCTGCGTCGTGACGGCGTGGTTCGTCATCCTCGGCGCGCGCTCGGAGCTGGCCGCCGAAGCGCGCCGCACGTGGCCGGAGGGTCTCGTCCTCGGCGAGCTGGTCCGGCCGGTGCTGCAGCTGCCCGCGGAGAGCCCGGTGTCGGACGCGCTGGCCGCCTCGGCAGGCCGGGGCGTGGTCCTGGTCCGCGCCGACGGCGTCGCGGCCGGGCTGCTGGACACGGGCGCGGCCGAACGGCTGGCGAGCTCGTCGCCGCACGCGCCTGCCGAGCTGGCGGCCGAGCCGATCCGGGCCGAGACGGTGCTGCTGGCGTCGGAGCCGGGGGAGGACGTCGTCGAGCGGGTCCGCGAAACCGCCGCGTGGCAGTTCCTCGTGGTCGACGACGAGGGCCGGCCGGCGGGCGTGCTGCGCCGCGAAGACCTGCGTGCCGCGCTGAACCGCCGTACCCGCTGA